The DNA window GAGTATTGACAAttaatgtagggttttttttattccatatAAAGCAAGGAAAAGAGTAGAGCATTGGAGGAGTAATAATGAAGTACATATGCCTTGGAGATGGTCTCTCCAGGTGTTACACAGTGCTGCTAGGTTTGTAGTCTAGTTTCCTGTGCAGTGGATAATTGGAAAACTTAAGTGTACACCACTTTCAGCTGCTATTTTTTACAAGCATTGTCATTGCTGACAGGTTCATCAATGATGCATGGCTTTCAGTCTTATCCTCTTCTTGAAAACAATGAAGAGTCATCTGCTTATCATTACTCTTCTGTTTCCATCCTAGAAAACCCAGCTTTGTTCTTAAATATTGTTACTTCTCTTCTAGGACGAAGTTGGGCAGCCACCACCACAGAGGGTCTTCTTATCTATTCACTGGACTCAGGGCTAATTTTTGATCCTTTTGAGCTGGATATTGATGTCACACCCAGCAATATACGCAAAACACTGCATCAGAAGGAGTATACTATGGCTATCATCATGGCCTTCAAgctgaatgaaaagaaattaattcaggaGGTCATAGAGGCTGTACCTAGTAATGAAGGTGAGTGGATCTTCCATGAAATTTGGCTTGAAGTAGCTGTAAGGAGAGGTGTGTAAGCCAAGTGAGTTGAGCCGTAAAGGGCAGAGTTTAGCTCTTGGCAGGGGGGTGAATATAACATTGATATTTAAGGACTTCATACTGTAGCTGAAGGCTAACGAGGAAGAAGGGGTGGCCTTTtgtaaaaaaagtaaactttCTAGTGTTAACTTATGTTTTACTTTTACCAGTCTACTGCATGCTCATCTAGTGACTTTTCAATGGAATTTGATCAGGTCTGGATATGCAGGTGAAGTTTTTGGATGTCAGTTCTCAGGAACAGCTGATGTTAGAGAGGCACAGCAAGTTTAACATGAGTTAGCAGGGTGCCTGTGTGATGAAGGCAGTTTACCGGATACTGGGCTGTGCAATCAAGGATATAGTCAGCAGTTTGAGGAAAGTGATTAGTCTTCTCTACTGAGCACTTGTGAGACCATGTCAGGAGTGCTGTGCCTAGTTTTGGGCTCgacagtacaagacagacattggtACTCTGGAGCATCTGGTGGAGGGCTTGGAAGATGATGGGAGGGCCAGAGTGCATGACAGCTGAGGAGAGGCTTAAGAGAGCTGCATTTGTTCAGTCATTAGAAGAGGAGGAGaatatttttactgtcttcaggTGCCTAATGGGATATTAGAAAGAAGGCAGAACCAGACTTGGGGTTGCATGATGATACGACAAGAGGCAACAGACCTCTTGCAACATGGGAAATTCCAACTAGATATTAAAACCAATAATATTATTTTGGTGGTATCTTGTCCTTTAGTTACAGTGTTTGTTAAATTCATCCCTCTAAACAAATTTAAATATGGTCCTTATAGAGGGCTGTGTTCACACAAACCATACAGCTTATTAAAGTGCCAAGCTCTTTCAAACAAGAGACAGATGCTTTCACAGTTGTGacatcagaaacaaaaagaataagtAAGATGTCACTTAGCTTTGAGGTTATTTACTGAAATCATTCTTTAGCACCCTTTTCATCATTTTGGTAACTAATGTGCCCATTCATTAGCTACACATGGTAGACATGaccttaaaaataaactttcagtaGTTCCATTAATAGTTCCTTCATACTAACTTTGAAGTGTATTTTCTTAGCTTTAGCTCACTGTTGTTACCCCACTGAAAGGTATTTATTTCCTTCTAGTGTTTCATGTGTGACAAATAAAAATTCCTTATATCTAGTCAAAACATGCTCTAGTCTGAAATCAGATGTGTTGCAAGCCAACTGCTTTGTAGGATTTTCTTACCTTATTCCCTAGGTAGCAAGACCAATAATTATGCATGTCAGGGTAAATGATCTTTTGTGTGCCTGTGTTGGCATAATGGTGTTTGCCTCTGTCTGGCAAAACTTACTTCTCTTTTACTGAAGTTAATCAAAACTGCATGTACATAGGCAAGACTGGGTAAGTAGGCAGGTGCCAAAACCTCAGGAGCAGAGCATGAGGCATGGAAATTTCAGGCATTGTAATCCACTGTGAACAGAATGAATGTGTGCCTGTTTCTTCAAGAGCGGAAAACTTTTTTCACAGTTGAATGTTACATAGGCCAGGTGGGGTGGCTGCAGAGAACAGGAGTTGGTTATTTTTGAGAGAGGATTATATATAATGATGTCATCATAGTTATGTGTGAGATTATTTTGAATGCTTAATAAATAATGCTGCTTTGTGCTGCGCAGTTGCTAACAGCATTCAGACACTCTGTGAGCAGGTGACTTTGCTGTCTTTTCAAGCATTGTCTCTGATTATTACATGTAACTAGttctactgaaaacagaaattcatATGAAGTCAAAAGTAACAAAACTTCAATAAAGTCTAGTTAcactgaaagaggaggaaagggtGGAAGTAAAAGTTCTGAAGGAGAGCTGGTGGGGACAGTATTCTGTTACGAGGAAGAACTTGGTCGGGGGCAGGGAGTTAAgttcttgcttttaaatacaGTAGTGATTGGAAGGCTCAAAGAAGAGAGATTTGCCTCCTGAGAGACTGTGGTACTGTACCCTgaaatgcagtattaaaaatCAAATAGTTGCCAAGATGGTGCTTTATTCTCCTTCCCCTTATGGTTTCATGTTTCATGCGTTCTTGCTACTCCAAGTAGTAATTCAACTCTGATGCCTGTTTGCACAGTTGATGTTGTCTGCTCATCACTCCCAGACCTGTATGTGGAGAAAGTATTGGAGTTCCTGGCCTCTGCATTTGAGATATCTTGTCATTTAGAGTTCTATCTTATTTGGGCTCATAAGTTGCTTATGCTGCATGGACAGAAACTGAAAACAAGGTGAGATCTTGTGAAAGTCAAAACACtgacaagtattttaaaatttatttacctGTCAGTTTAACGTTTTTACTTAACATTTACTGACATGCTAGATAACGCATACACAACAATTAAAACTACTTAATTTTTACAGCTTCTTTACTAACAGTAAAAGTTATGgtttggacttgatcttaaaggtcttttccaacctaaatgattctgtcaTTCTAACAAGTGTGTATGATAGAATTGGAATGCATGATAGGATTTCTGAGGGtaaattgcaaaaatatttttcaaatattacaGGTAAAACTTTGCATGGCTTTCTTAGCCTATAAATGCATAAAGATTTCAAGAGTGATAGTAGGATTTTGGCAATTGTGTTTTTAAAcaattatgcatattaaataTAACCGAAAGATAATGTGCAGGTACTGACTGCATTTTTATAGACTTAGCTTGTGATTATAGCATGCACTCCTAGCTTGTTAGTACTCTGCTTTCCTACATAGTTCTTTGCAACTACATGGGCCTGGTCTATGAATTATATTCACCCCACCCATAGTATAGAGTTTATAGACTTTGGGGAACAAAATAGGCAaatttacaaatttaaaatagGCTAAGTGAGAGGTAATCTGAGGAGGAGTCctgcaggttaaaaaaaccaGTGCATTGTGTAACTCTTTCCTTGCTTCAACATGGGTATTAATGGTTTAGTCACTGAAATAACTGGAacaaattttctccttttgttgctGTTAAAGTAGAAGAGgatgatttaaaacaaacttcCTTGTTCAGAAAGCATTTTAGGAGCTGGAAGGAACTGTTGTCACTACAGCAAGCAGAATTAGTTCTTCAAGCTGCagttaaacatcagaaaaaaaattatttctggcaATATATTACTTGTATTAAGTATAATCATTGAGGGCAGAGTTAAAAGCAAAGAGCTTTTGTTCATTTAGTATTATCTTAAAATGTTCATGTTGAAAAGTTAACATGTATGCTTGTTAAAATTTTGAGAGTATAGAAAAGTTCTAGATTTCCATATATAAATTGCACTGCAAATTGCATGTTTTCTCCATTCAAGGTCAGTGAAGCTGCTCCCTGTGATACAGTTCCTTCAGAAAAGCATCCAACGTCATTTTGAAGATGTTTCGAAACTGtatgtattgttatttttaaaagtttaaatcaaAACCCTGCACAAAAGTGGGGAGTAATTTGGTGGATGATAGTGTGGTATTAGAACTTTTGAGACGGTTGTTgtggtgtaaccccagccagcaactaagcaccacgcagccgctcactcacttccccccccacccagtgggatgggggagagaatcgggggggggggggggggaatatagaacttgtgggttaagataagaacagttcaatagaacagaaaagaagaaactaattatgataacactaataaaatgacaatagtaataataaaaggattggaacatacaagtGATGCAtggtgcagttgctcaccaccctctgaccaatgcccagttagtccctgagcggcgataccccccaggccaactgcccccagtttatatggccctggctgtgtcccctcccaaattcttgtgcccctccagccctcttgctggctgggcatgagaagctgaaaaatccttgacttagtctaaacactacttagcaacaactgagaacatcagtgtgttatcaacattcttctcatactgaacccaaaacccaacaccataccagctactagaaagaaaattaactctatcccagctgaaaccaggacaacggtCTTCTTTTAGAGGTGTTTTTATTTTAGGAGGAAAATGGAATCTTGTTTTGAACGTGTTCctatttctttttacagctgtGAATGGAATATTTACAATATTAAATACGCATTGGCCATTTCACAACAGCGGGGCATGAAACGTCTGGCAGAAGAAACATCAGTAGATGAAGAGGACTTGGATTCTGACAGTGATTATCTTATGCAAGAAGTTCATAAAGACAATTTTAGTTCCTAGTTACTCTTTGTGAGAGGGAGAAAACCTAAGACAGTAATTTTATGCAGTGGTATTCACTGAGAATGAGTGGCCCTCATAGTGGCATAACTGAGCTCTTCTTAACAGTGTGGATGGAGTTGCATGTGAGTTAGTGGGGGAAATGTAGGATAGATATAGTGCCATCCGTGTATCTGGTGTACCCTTTGGCCGTAACAACTTGACAGCATTGATTTCTTGAttaagtgattttttaatttttttttattatacctgatttcaagtaagaaaaaaaaaagtattcttataTCAGTGAAGATAAAAGTATGACTGGAAGAAGtacattctttattaaaaatgcattgtaCATAGATTAAGTATTGTGAGTTTTGTAATGCAAAATGTCTTGTCATACTTTGGActcttttttttatccttttttaaaataattcttaattgGAGGTCTATATATTGCTCTCAActtgttttaaatgttgttttactTTAATATGTATGTATTACTGGAACACTTTTCTTAGTTCTATAACTTCCAAACCTGATGATGTTTCAATAATGAGGATAAATTATATACCCATAGCAATGAATAAGGGAGAAAATTTACTGGGCTATACAACTTTTGCAGAGGTTTATTTAATAATCTTGAGATACTGTAGTAAAAATTTGTTTGGAAATTACCAACTCAATAATGTAACTAAAACTGTAAGAGAACATGttacaaatgtttctttttctggtgaaagccctttcttgtctttttttttttaaatgctattaacATACTAAAATCtgaaactttttatttccttggttTTTGTGAATTGGCTAATAACGACAGTGAGGCCCTGAATACAAAGAATTATATCCATGCTTACAGTACTTTCAAGCCACATGTTGAAAGGGCTTTGTTAGTGAAGATACTGCAAATATTAACGATGAGCCAGAATTGATTACTTTTTAGCGTATTCTGTTCTGGATTTGTTTTCTGGTCAGTTCCCATTCTTGGAATAGAGGAGAGGTATGAATATTAaaaactttttaagaaaaaagtaagtCCAAAATATACAGCAGACATGGACAGTAGGTTTGTAGAATTTCAGTAGATAAAATAAAAGATGCACTTGCTACTTAAATGTAGCAACGTGATTTGTTTTTCTTAcggtaaaatgtttaaaaatgtcttcagttGCTGGTGCCGCCTTGCCTCCTAACATTGTAATGGTCTTGCCAACGTTTCAGGGTTTCAGAGGTGTGAAGGTGTAGCTGGGCTGGAGCGATGCTTGCGGAAGATGCCCTGTGGTATTACGATGGGATTTGGAATTGCCTGTCATTCTTcacccctctgcctcctcctacCATGGTAGAAAGTAGGCTTTCCCCCTGCGGTAGAAGGGAGGCATAGGTGGGTAGGGAAGAAGTAGCCCAGGAAGAAGACAAAAATCCGTCTTCAGATCCTTGTAAAACTGAAGTGCTTGAGCTAACATGAAAGACGTGATCGTGTTCCCTAACATAGAACATAGTTGTTACTTCTTAAtccattttactgtttttcatatACATGTCATCTTTGCATGCTTTTTTAAAGACCATATTCTTTTGCCAAACTATATGACCCATAGCAGACAGGCTGTAATCATTCTGGGACTATCGCAGCAACAGCTTTGTGCCCTGTAAAATAGGAGTTGTGCTGTTCTATGAAGTTGGCCAACTTGATCCCTAAATTTGTGTCTGTCTCTTGGGTTTACAGTGTTAGAAAACACAGGATGTGGAGAAGATGTGGCCTTTCAGAACAATATCTTAGAAACAtgtttttgggttgttttattCGTCACATTCAACGCTTTTCTGAAGACGAAAACTTCACAAGAAGTATGTTTTAGAAAGTGCAAGAGCCTTGAGAGGAGGCGAGAGGGGTAGTGTTGCACTGGTTCTTGTATACAAGGATGTGTTCTACTCACATTGGTTATTTTGCTTGAGCTATAATAAGCTTTTAGGTAATCAAGACAAATTTTATGATGCACATGAAAGCCGATACAATGTTCCAGTGTGCCTTCTGTATTCATGGGAAGAGTAATGAAAACTAAACACCAGGGTTTAAGTCTGGTAGGTCCCGAAGTTTGGCTTTGACACTACGTACCAGTGATGAAGCTTGGGACTGCTGAATGTTTCTGTCATCCTTCACTTTTGAAAGCAATACGCTATTTCACGAGgtcctagaaagaaagaaaggaaggaagctgttgctgtttatCCTCTTTTTATGGACTGCTCTGGTACCGCTGTGCTCCCCTGCCGCGCTCAGGCGGTGTGCGCCCTGCGCCTACCCCCTCTCACTTGCAAAAGgcgcctgctgctgctgggcttgtGTTCAAAACCCACCCCAGGGGTTTATTTCCACTCgcgttttgctttctttttttttttttattttaactattacTCGGTGAGGTCGGGGAAGGGACCGAGGGCCGGGCAGGCCGCAGGGCCGGGCAGGCCGCAGGGCCGGGCAGGCCGCTGCCCCTCCCCGCCTCCAGagggcgcccgccgccgccaagGGCGCAGCGGCGCGTCCCGTCCcgccttcctttcccccccccgcctcagccccgcggcctgcccggctccgccgcccgcccgcccgctccccccgccagGCCCGCGGCCATGTTGGCCTCCCGCGGACCGGCCCTGGGCACCGCGCTGTggcgggcagcgcccggcggCCCCTTCGCCTCCTTCCACTGCTCCGCtcggcgccgccgccccgcccgcgtCGCTGTGGTGAGTTAAACGGCGGGAGGAGGCCGCGGGCTGGGCGAGAGGGGGGAACGACCCGGGGCAGCGCAGCAGCTCTGAGGAGAAGgggagttgttttttgtttgtttgtttgtttttttgtttttttttttttactggctgGCTGTCCTCATCCTCCCCCAGCTCGGTGCCAGGGCCCCTCCGCAGCTGGGGTCGTTCCGGCGGAGGCGGGAGGCTTCGGGCCGAGGGAGGCCTTGGGAGAAGGTGAAATGGAGGAGAGAAAGGCGTGTAGGATTGAGTAACTCCGAGGAAGCCAGAGCAGGAGTGGGAAACGCCTAAAAAAGTGGCTTCTGTGGAGCTGAGTTGttagaaggagctggacgtgaaGTAATGTGCGGTGTGGCGGGGGAGGCGCTGGCAGCGCACGGGTGGGGGGCTGAGGCCGGTCGGCAGGCGAACAGCGGCCAGtccgctcactcctccctcccctcgtcggtgggatggggggggaagtAAAATTCCTGGGTTGAAAGAGAGgcggtttaataggacagaaaaggaagtggaaataataatgaaaaaaagaattagaatacccaaaacaagtgatgcacagtgtaattgATCACCGACCGGTGCCCAGCCAGTTCCCCggccagctttccccctagtttatataccaCACACGACGTCgtacggtatggaatacccctttagccagtttgggtcatctgtcctggctgtgtcccctcccagcttcttgtaccccccccttgccccccagcctcctcgctggcagggcagtatgagaagctgaaaagtgctTGACTtggtgtaagcactgctcagcaacagctaaaacatcagtgtgttatcaacattattctcatcctaaatccaaaatgcagcactataccagctactaggagcgaaattaactctatcccagctgaaaccaggacaacaggaaaatatttaaactggATTATGCCCTTCTGCACAAAGGAGGTAGAGcatgttaaaaatataaaagaaagtgGTGAGGCGGAGGAGCTACAGGCTACCAAAGGAAAATTTAGGCTGTAGATAGCATCTCAAATGGATACACAGCTTTGGAGTAAAATGGACAGGCTTTGAAGTTCCAGCTTTGTATAGTCTTGACAgcataaaatgtaaagaaataagAAGGCGTTACCTGCACGAGGAAATCTGTTTGGGGGGGAAGAGTTGGTTCTGGAATAGGCAGAATGCAGGTCCAAATGTCTAAAAGGTAACTTACCAGGAATCCTGTCATTTTAGCAAAGGAtggctttttaaataaagagTGGAAAACAAATGTTGTTGTTGGCATTAGTGATATAAATTTCTGACTATGGTAGAAGACAGATTTGTCACCAAGCAGGCACTGAAATCACAGAAGAGGATGGTGTTTTAGTGCTTTGGTTTCAGTgagtttcaaaaacattttaaaaatattgcttacAGAAGATAACTTCAGCACAGTTGCTTGTATGCTTATTCAGTCTAAATTAAATGAAAGACTAAATAAAAAGTTGGAAAGGACGAGGTGGCTCTTAAATAAATATCAGAGCAGCAAAACTGTAGTTAGTATTAACACGGACAGAAGAATGTCCATGGATCTTACTCATTTGGTGAAGTGATAGTAGGTTTTCATGCCTGCGAGAGCAGAGGACTGGGTGTTGTGATCTGAAAGCCCCTTTGAGTCCAACGTTTCTAAGACAGTTTCAGTTGCGAGTTTCTGTTCATGTGTCTGTGATTAAAAACTTTCAAGCTTTGAAAAACTGAGATAAAACCACGAGGGAAGGGAGTAAAGTTGTTAAATGGACTGTCTTTCacaggtttcttttctttcaaaacaaacaaccaaacacaaagaaaacccaCAAGAGTTCATATGTATACCTACAGGAACTAGATaatcctttggggttttttggctttgttttgttcttacagtcgctttttttctgggttttttaaaaatgttttttcttctactttgtgAAAGACTCTCTTCACCCACACAAGGGTAGCTGAttgctttgtgctttttattCTCCAGTGTATATAAACAAACTGAAAGTATTATTACCATAGTAGTGAGGAAAGGTATGGCTAATATAGCATAATTAGATTAAAAGTGATTTAGCTATTGATCTCTGATGTGGATCCTCAGACAAAATACAGCAGCAGGTAAAATAGTTTATCCTAATCCTCGGAGTGCAGTTCTATCCCACTTCTGTTTGATGTACATCTGGATGAGAAGGTGTTTAACACAGATATGGATATTTCATAAATAGACGAATGACACTTGGAATAATCCATTGTGCGCACAATAAAAACATACCTAAGGATATCATGTCAGTTTATTAACTCTGAGGAATAACTGCAAAAGCCAATAAATAACTAGTAGTTATTTCTGAGACCTGTCTGTGATGGATGGCTATAAATAGGAACTGCCAGTTCTGCAGTATGCCAAATGGTGACACCAGTGCTAATAGCATGATGTTGGCTGGCTTAGTAAAGAGCTTGTTGCTAAGTtgttttttcggggggggggaaggtggtggttgttgttgttttttaaatcttacaaGGCTTGTGAAAGATCCTGTAGGAAGTTTTCTATCACCTGAAATACTGTCTTGATTTTCTTACTGCAGGTCCTATCTGGTTGTGGTGTCTACGATGGCACAGAAATCCATGAGGCCTCAGCGTAAGTTGCTTTATGAAACTTTGTGCTCTAGAAAAGTCTTGTTTACGTTACAGCAGTCTGTTGAATTCAGTTTTGCTCTCTGTGGCCATGAAGATTGCCCTGAAAGATGTATGATGAAGCTTCACAGTTTTCTTATACCATAATGGGGACCTCAGGCTGTGTTCTTGCAGTACTCAGTGATTGTCCAAAGATGCAGCACAGTGCACATGATGCCAGAGCAGTGAGTTTGGGAGAGACTGTCCTGccttcagaaacagaaattcaGAGTTCCAGAATCAATCTCAAGAGAGTTAAGTAAAGACTTCATTTCATAATCACTTTGAGTTTCTGTTCCTGGGGCTAAATCTAACACTAGAATTGTTAATACTCAAGTTGAATTATTAACTCTTAGTGTTAATTGCTAAGAGATGTTTCACCTAGATCTAGATTAAATGTACACGTAGGTCTGTTAATCATGGGACTCTTCCATAACACCTGGGGACTTGCAGTGAGAAAGTTTTTATTGTTCCTGGTTGCCTGCCTAAGAGCAGTGAACATGAAACTTGTCTCTAGCTTACCTGACCCTGCCTCCAAACTgactttctgttctgctttgcacTTTGGTGTTACTTGCAGGGATATTGCTGCTACATGCTCAGTATGCTTTGGTAGGGTGtgtgtttttcctctttcaaaatcaGGTGGTGGAATATTTGTAGCAAGATTTAGGTGCCAGATAAGGCCTCTCTTAATAGGTTTTCAGCACGTTTTATCTCCATTTTTGTAGCATACTGGTACACCTTAGTCGTGGGGGAGCTGAGGTTCAGATGTATGCTCCAGATGTTCCACAGATGCATGTCATTGACCACAGTAAAGGGCAACCAGCTGAAGCTGAGTCAAGGTAAAGTCTGTGTTTAATGTATTTTCCATGACTGCTGAGCCTCAGTCTTTTAGGCATTCTTCAGACACAGCAGCCTCTAACTGCACTTATAACGCTTTGCTGACTGGCTTTAGTAGCTTTATGCTAGCTGGTATTttgattgaaaagaaaatactaaacAAGTTTTCTGGACTTGATGATACACAGTCTCTTAGTGCCTGTGTTTTCCAGTAGTAGTATTTCAGAAGCATCGATAGCTTCAGTTATTGAGTACCACTGTTCTTCttgcttcctcccttcctcccccttctcttcctctgccaAAATTTTCTTTATGCTCTTCTGTGCACAAATGCTTAAttcatttcattgttttatttctggTTCTTCAAGGAACGTTTTAGTGGAATCTGCAAGGATTGCTCGTGGTAAAATTGCAAGCCTGGCTAAGCTCACTACAGCAGACCATGATGCTGTGATATTCCCTGGTGGATTTGGAGCTGCTAAAAACTTGTGAGTGCCAACTAAGCATTAGACTCCGTAACTAAATATTCACGATCAACTATTCGTAATCAACTATGATTCACACAATAAAATGACGAAGCAACAAATGGCCTTATTTCCTACATATGACCACTACTTAACAAGGAAAACTCCTTTCAAAGTGTTGGAGT is part of the Accipiter gentilis chromosome 32, bAccGen1.1, whole genome shotgun sequence genome and encodes:
- the GATD3 gene encoding glutamine amidotransferase-like class 1 domain-containing protein 3, mitochondrial — encoded protein: MLASRGPALGTALWRAAPGGPFASFHCSARRRRPARVAVVLSGCGVYDGTEIHEASAILVHLSRGGAEVQMYAPDVPQMHVIDHSKGQPAEAESRNVLVESARIARGKIASLAKLTTADHDAVIFPGGFGAAKNLSTFAVDGKDCKVNREVERVLKDFHKAGKPIGLCCISPVLAAKVLSGAEVTVGHEEEEGGKWPYAGTAGAIKELGGKHCVKEVTISFPVNFHVERQFSNVLLQ